The DNA sequence CTGCTTGGTAAGAGTAATTTAATCGCATTTGGACTAATTAGTGTAGAGGTGATCATAAAGAAAATGAGCAGCAAAAACACCAAGTCGGACATGGATGCCATATTGAATTCAACGCCTTTTTTATTTCTTGATTTTATAGCCATAAGAACAGGTTTTAGTTTGCAGGCTCGTTTAAAACATCCATAAAATCACTTGCGCGAGCTTCGAGAAGAAATACCAATTGTTCAATTTTAGCCACCAAAGTATTATACATCACATAGGCAATTATACCTACAATTAAACCACCAACGGTTGTAATCATAGCTTGATAAATTCCCGACGAAAGCAATTGAATATCAATATTATTTCCTGCCATCGACATATCATAA is a window from the Bacteroidales bacterium genome containing:
- a CDS encoding biopolymer transporter ExbD, producing the protein MAIKSRNKKGVEFNMASMSDLVFLLLIFFMITSTLISPNAIKLLLPS